The nucleotide window CCGTTTCCGCCGCCACCTATGCGGAAGAGATCGGCGCCTTCGCCGGACAGCGGAGCGATCGCCGCTACATTGTGCAGGCAAGTCTCGGCTTTTAATTTCTCTTTCCCATCCCCCCAGGAGCGACGAATCGGTCGCTCCTTTTTTTTGATCGCGAGTCCGGCGACCGAGGCAAAAAGGATGTAGATTTACCTGATGATGAATTGGCCGTCGCCGGGGTTGCAACGCTGCCGCGAAAAACAGAATGACCCCTCGGATGAAACGCCTCATTGAAGGCGGAGCGTCCCGCTATCCCCCTTCGATCTTTCCATCGACCATTTTAATCAGCCGGTCGGCCTGAAGGGAAAGCTTTTCGTTGTGGGTGACCAGGACGAAGGTCATCCCTCGATCCCGATTGATTCCCTTCAGCAAAGCGAAGACTTCATCACTCGTATGGGTGTCGAGATTGCCGGTCGGCTCATCGGCCAAGATCAGCTGCGGCCGCAGCGCCAACGCCCGGGCGATCGCCACCCGCTGCTGCTCCCCGCCGGAGAGCTGTCCCGGGCGATGGGTGAGGCGGTGGGAGAGACCGACCGCCTCGAGCATCTCCCGTCCGGCCGTCTCTAACTCCCGCCGATCGATCCGCCGGATCAACCCCGGCATCATGACATTCTCCAGCGCGGTAAACTCCGGCAGAAGGTGATGAAATTGGAAGACGAATCCGATCTGTCGGTTTCGAAATTCCGCCAACTCCCGATCCGACCGGGCAAAGAGGTCGGCCCCTTCAAAAAGAATTTTCCCGGAGGTCGGACGATCGAGCCCCCCGAGGATGTGGAGAAAGGTGCTCTTCCCGACGCCGGAGGCGCCGACGATGGAGAGCATCTCTCCTTTCTGAATAGAGACGGTGACCCCCCGAAGGATGACCAGCTCCTTGCCGGCGATCGGAAATGATTTGTAGAGATCGATAACGTCAATCACGGAGAACCCAAAATAGAGGAGATAGAAGACAGGAGTCCGAATCCAGAATAGGGCAGAGGTGTCTTTTATTCTGAATTCGGACTCCTGACTCCTGTCTTCTTTTACTCATACCTCAGCGCCTCGGCCGGGTCGAGCCTGGCTGCCTGCCAAGAGGGATAAAGGGTGGCGAGAAATCCGATGAGGACCGCCGCCGATGAGACCAGGATGACATCAACCATCTGGATCTTTACCGGAAGATGGCTGATGTAGTAGATATCGCTCGGCAGTGTATAAAACTTTTGAAGCACCCAGCAGACGGCGATCCCCAGCGGGGTGCCAAGCGCCACGCCGACCCCGCCGATGATGACCCCCTCCAGCATGAAGATCCGCATCACCGACTCCCGTGTCGCCCCCATCGCCTTCAAGATGGCGATCTCCCGGCTCTTCTCCACGACCGTCATCGTCAAGGTGCTGACGATGTTGAACGAGGCGACCAGGATGATCAATACCAGAATGATGAACATCATCATCTTTTCGAGCTGAAGCGCGGAAAAAAGATTCCGGTTGAGCTTCATCCAGTCGCGCGCTTGGTAAGGGAATTGAAGATGGCTCTCGATCTGCTGGGCGACCCGGTCGGCGATGAAGATGTCATCGACCTTCACCTCCACCCCGGTGACGACGTCGGGGAGGTTGAAGAACTGCTGGGCTTCTTTGATGGAGATGTAGGCGAGCGAGGAGTCGTATTCATACATCCCCGAATCGAAAATGCCGACGACGCGGAACTTCCGGATCTTCGGGGTAAAGCCCATCGGTCCCCCGAGCGCTTTGCCGAGATTTTTTCCTTCTTTCCCGACCGGGGAGACGATGTTGATCCGGTCTCCCAGAAAGGCTCCCAGCCGACCGGCGAGCTCTTTTCCGATAATGATTCCGGGTGAATTCTTCTCCGCCGCCCCCTCCGGTTCGGCGAGCTCTTGGTCCGGTAGGGAAAGGGAAGGGGGGTTGGTCAGATAGTCGAGCTTTCCCTCCACCAGGTTTTTGCCGATCTCGGTCACCTGGGCTTCGGTCGTCGGATCGATCCCGCGGAGGACGACGCCGAAAACATTGGTATCCGAGGAGAGGAGAACCTGCCGGAAGATGAAGGGGGTGGCGGCGACCACGTGCGGCACTTTTTTGACCTCGTCGGCCAGGCGGTAATAGTCTTGGATGTCGTCGCGGGTCCGGTCGGTGATGACGACATGGGAATTCGTCCCGAGAATTTTATCTCGGAGATCTTCTTTGAAGCCGGTCATCACGGCGAGGGTGGCGATCAGCGCCGCAACCCCGACCATCACCCCGCCGATCGAGATTAGGGTGTTGAGAGAGATCCCTTTTTGACGGCGTTTGGCCCTCAGATAGCGAAGGCCGACAAAAAATTCGTAAGGAAATGACATTGATTCCTTTTAAGAAATTAGAAGTCAGAATTCAGAAGTCAGGAGTCAGAAGGGGAAAACGAAAGTCTCTTCTGGCTTCTGGTTCCTGACTTCTGACTCCTTCAATTTATTTTTCCGGTCTCATCTGAGGGAAGAGGATGACGTCCCGGATCGAGCTCTGGTTCGTCAGCAGCATGACGAGCCGGTCGATCCCGATCCCTTCTCCCGCCGTGGGCGGCATTCCGTATTCGAGGGCGCGGAGATAGTCCTCATCCATCACATGCGCCTCCAGATCGCCGGCGGCCCGCTGCGCCACCTGCGATTCAAAGCGCGATCGTTGATCGTGCGGATCGTTTAACTCGGAGAAGGCGTTTGCAATCTCGCGCGAGGCGATATACATCTCGAACCGCTCGGTCAGATGCGGCTGGTCGGGCTTCCGCTTTGCCAGGGGAGAGATCTCGGTCGGATAGTCTGTAATAAAAACCGGTCCGGTCAGTCCCGGCTCGACCGTTATCTCAAAGAGGTCATTCAACTGTTTCGCGAGCGACGCAGTCGGTTTGACCGGCACTCCCGCCTTTTGCATGATCTCCGCCACCCGCTTTGGGTCGGAGAGCGCTGCCACGGAGACCTGGTGTTTCTCCGCGATGGCGTTAAGGTAAGCGAGCCGTCGCCAAGGAGGGGTGAAATCAATCGGTTTCCCCTGATATTCAAACGTCAGCGTCCCCAAGACCTCGGTCGCCACCGTCGTAAAAAGTGTTTCGGTGAACGACATCAGGTCGCGATAGTCGGCATACGCCATGTAGAATTCGAGCATTGTGAATTCGGGGTTGTGGATCGTCGAGATTCCTTCGTTTCGAAAGTTGCGGTTGATCTCATAGACCCGCTCGAACCCACCGACGATCAGCCGCTTCAAATAAAGCTCCGGCGCGATTCTCAGGTAGAGATCGACCCCCAGCGTGTTGTGATGCGTAACAAATGGCCGGGCCGCCGCACCCCCCGGAATCGGATGCATCATCGGCGTCTCTACCTCCAAGAAGCCATGTTGGCTGAGAAACCGGCGGATTGAATCGATGATCTGGCCGCGGAGCGCAAAGACCCGCCGGACCTCCGGATTCGCGATCAGATCGACATAGCGCATCCGGTAACGGGTCTCGACATCGGTCAGCCCATGCCATTTTTCCGGAAGGGGCCGAAGCGACTTGGAGAGGAGCGTTAACCGATCGGCTTGAAGGGTCAGCTCGTCTGTTTTCGTCCGGAAAAGGGGGCCCTCCACGCCGATGTAATCGCCGATGTCGAGCTTCTCGAAAAGATCATACCCGGCCTCGCCGAGATGATCTTTCTTGAAGTAGACCTGAAGCCGACCGCTGCCGTCTTGCAGGTGGGCGAAGGAGGCTTTTCCAAACCGCCGGAGCGAGACCATCCTTCCGGAGATCTTGTAGCGCACCGGCTGTGCTTCAAGCGCCTCTTTGGTCGCCGTCTGATATTTCTCGACGATTTCGGCGAGGGGTGTTTTCCCCTCAAAGCGGGCTCCATACGGATCGATTCCGGCGGCGCGTAGCGCGTCGAGCTTTTTGATCCGTTGAGCAATCTGGTCATTGACCTCTTCCATCGGCTCCCCTCGTGACGAAGCATTCCCGGATGCCGGAGAATCCTTCAAAAATCAGATCATTATAGAGGATTGACCGGAGGAGGTCAAGAATCGAGCGGGAATCCAAAGACCCGATCAATCGGCCTCTGTTTCTTGTCAAAAGGGGGATCGGCTGTTACACTCAGGTGGGATGTGGAAGATAAACGATCAGACAGCCGGCATTCGACAGATTAGAGCCCTCCCTTTCATCCTGATCTCTCTCCTTCTGGCCGCTTGCGGCCATAGCCATCGGCACCACGATGCAGGCCTCCTGCCGGCGCCGACGGGGGTTATCCTCACCACGGCGAGCGGAGCGATCACGGTCGAGTGGACCCCGGTGCCGGGGGCGCTCTCTTACAATCTCTATTTCGCTACTGTCTCCGGCATCACCAAGGTGAATTATCAGACGCTCCCCCTCGGCGAGCGTCTGCCGGTGGCTGCAGGCCCCTTCACCCACACCGATCTCTCCGATGGAACGACCTATTATGTGGTCGTGACCGCGGTCAACGCGGCGGGGGAGAGTGCCGAGTCGGTTGAAGCGTCTGCCACACCACTTTCCACCGCCCTTCCTCTCGCTCCCACCGGTTTGAAAGCGACCCCGTCGGTCGGTCAAATCACATTGGAATGGAACTCCGTGACAGGGGCATCGAGCTATTTCGTCTACCGCGCGGAGAGGTCGGGAGTGAATCGAAACAATTGGAATACGATCGTCGGTGGCAGGCAGACCCAGGTTCTGGGAGGGGCGACGATCCGAATCGAAGCCGGTCTGACCAATGGAACGACTTATTACTTTGTCGTCACAGCGCAGAATAGCCTTGGACAAGGGGTCGAGTCGGCTCAGGTGTCGGCGACCCCCTTTGCCTCTGAGACAGTTCCAGCACCGCCCAGCAACCTGACCGCGGTGCCTGGAGATCAAAAAGTGACATTAAGTTGGGACAACGCAGCCGGAGCATTGTCTACCAGTGCGTATATCCTTTATTGGAGAACGGCGGCAGGGGTGACCCCTGCCAATGGACAATCGATTCCTACTGTTTCCAGCCCTCATACCGAGACGGGTCTCACGAATGGACAGACGTATTATTATGTCGTCACGGCACGCAACGATCGGGGAGAGAGTCTCCCCTCATCAGAAATATCCGTGGTGCCGAATCCCACCCCTCCGCCAGCGGTGATCACATTGCCGCCGACCAATGTGATCCTCTCAGGTTCTGCAACACTAAACGGAAAAATCAACCCGAACGGATTCGCCGTGACAGAGGCGTATTTCGAATATGGCGTGACAACCGCTTATGGAACGAAGGTTCCGATTGCCCAGCCCTTTGCGGCGGGAAACAATTTCATCAATGTGAATCCGATCACCCTCAATGGGCTGACTCCGAATAACCCGTACCATTATCGAATCGTGGCGAAGAACGCGAATGGGACTGCGGAGGGGGCCGATCAAGGTTTCGTGCTGCCGTTCCTCGGTCCGCCCTATGACTTCCCGGTGGGTGCGGGGACGAGTCCAAACGATATCGTCGTTGCCGATTTTAACGGAGATGGAAAGATGGACCTGGCAACCGCCAATTTCGCAACCAACGACATCTCGATTCTTTTCGGGACCGGTGATTTCACGACGCCGACTCAGGCATTCGGTGCGGCGGTTCACTATACGGTCGGGGTTCATCCTCAATATATCGCCGCCGGAAAGTTTCACGGTGCCGGACAGCCGCCCGACCTGGTTGTCTCCAACAGCACCGATGGAACGATCACCCTTTTATCGAACAACGGGGCCGGTGTTTTTTCGGCGACCTCGCTTCCTGTCTATAGCAATTTGGCCGATCAGGCAAAGACCTTCCCGGCGGGTCTGGTCGTCGCAGACTTGAATCACGATTCAAACCTGGATGTGGCCGTGGCGACCACGATCAATGGAAATGGGAAAGTGGTCATTTTGTTGGGAGACGGATCGGGGGGATTCAGCGCTCCCTCCGCGTTCCCGGCCGGCATCAGTCCGACGGGAATTGTCGCGGGAGATTTCAATCAGGACGTCAATGGAAATCTCGACCTCGTCGTCACCAACCGTTTGCGGAACCAAGTCTCGCTCCTCCTGGGTGCCGGTGACGGGACCTTCGGCGCGCCGGCTCCTTCTGACATCGGAGATGACCCGAGCCGAACGTATGATCCGATCGGATTGGTGGCCGGGGATTTTAACGGCGATCATTTTCTCGATTTGGCCGTTGCGGACAATGCGACCAGCACCGTTTCAATCTTGATGAATAATGCGACAGGCGGGTTCGGCGTGCCGACGATATTGGTCGTCGGCTTACAGCCGTATGCCGTCGGACTGGCCGATTTTACCGGAGACGGCAATCTTGATTTGATTGTTCCCAACTTCCGCGACAATTCGGCCACGGTTTATTTGGGAAGCGGCACCGATCTGTTCGGGCCGGCTTTCCTTAGCCTCGTCGGACAGAATCCGGTTGCTGTGGCGACGGGCGATTTTAACGGAGATGGCAAGCTCGATCTTGTGGTGGTGAACCGAAGTGCCAACTCCGTCACCGTTCTTCTCGGACAATAGGGCCGTCGCCTGTTCGGAGGAAAGGTCGTTTATCCGTCTGGGACAGCCCTTCATTCAGTTCAATCGTTTCCTTGTATTCAAGGGAACATGGTGATAAAATAACTCCCGTCACTATTTTTCTACATGCGGATCTCTTCATTCCGGGAGGACCTGTTTATCCGGCCCTGAACGGTCCGGATGGTTCTGGAGCGATATATGCGGGTGAAGCATTCTTATAGAACAGCCGATCACCCCTTCAATCAATTGACCCTTCTTTCAATCTCCTTTTCTTCGACAGGCACCACATGAAAAATCGGACCGATGTAAGTATCGACCTCCCGGCGGGAGGGGGCTGTCTCATGAACAAGGAGATGAAAGGAGGAAGACCGATTGTCTAAAAAGATTTTAGTCGTTGATGACAATCAAGACACCATTCAAATCTTAACGGCGGTTCTCCGGCGAGGCGGATATATCGTAATTGCCGCGCGGGATGGGATGGAGGCGGTAGAGAAAGTTCAAGAGGAGATGCCGGAGCTGATTCTCTCCGACATTATGATGCCGAAGCTCGATGGATTCGGCGTCATACAAGCATTGAAGGCTGAGCCGAAATATCGGAAGATTCCCATTCTCATCATCTCCGCCAAAGTTGATCCGGCCTCCAAGGCCCGGGGGATTGAACTGGGGGCGGAGGACTACATCATCAAACCGATTAATCCGGGAGAGGTGTTGCGAAAGATCAAAGAGCACTTGCCGGAGACAGCCTGATTTTGATCGCACGACATCGGCTTTTGACCGCCTCATTTCTGTAAGCTTCTTGCTAAAACCCAAAGAGCCTGCTACACTCGCATCGTCCTGATGGGATTGAGGAGACTCCTTGCCTGAATCGAAACGCATCCACATGATCGCCATCTGTGGGACCGGGATGGCGGCCCTCGC belongs to Candidatus Manganitrophaceae bacterium and includes:
- a CDS encoding ABC transporter ATP-binding protein — protein: MIDVIDLYKSFPIAGKELVILRGVTVSIQKGEMLSIVGASGVGKSTFLHILGGLDRPTSGKILFEGADLFARSDRELAEFRNRQIGFVFQFHHLLPEFTALENVMMPGLIRRIDRRELETAGREMLEAVGLSHRLTHRPGQLSGGEQQRVAIARALALRPQLILADEPTGNLDTHTSDEVFALLKGINRDRGMTFVLVTHNEKLSLQADRLIKMVDGKIEGG
- a CDS encoding lipoprotein-releasing ABC transporter permease subunit encodes the protein MSFPYEFFVGLRYLRAKRRQKGISLNTLISIGGVMVGVAALIATLAVMTGFKEDLRDKILGTNSHVVITDRTRDDIQDYYRLADEVKKVPHVVAATPFIFRQVLLSSDTNVFGVVLRGIDPTTEAQVTEIGKNLVEGKLDYLTNPPSLSLPDQELAEPEGAAEKNSPGIIIGKELAGRLGAFLGDRINIVSPVGKEGKNLGKALGGPMGFTPKIRKFRVVGIFDSGMYEYDSSLAYISIKEAQQFFNLPDVVTGVEVKVDDIFIADRVAQQIESHLQFPYQARDWMKLNRNLFSALQLEKMMMFIILVLIILVASFNIVSTLTMTVVEKSREIAILKAMGATRESVMRIFMLEGVIIGGVGVALGTPLGIAVCWVLQKFYTLPSDIYYISHLPVKIQMVDVILVSSAAVLIGFLATLYPSWQAARLDPAEALRYE
- the lysS gene encoding lysine--tRNA ligase, whose amino-acid sequence is MEEVNDQIAQRIKKLDALRAAGIDPYGARFEGKTPLAEIVEKYQTATKEALEAQPVRYKISGRMVSLRRFGKASFAHLQDGSGRLQVYFKKDHLGEAGYDLFEKLDIGDYIGVEGPLFRTKTDELTLQADRLTLLSKSLRPLPEKWHGLTDVETRYRMRYVDLIANPEVRRVFALRGQIIDSIRRFLSQHGFLEVETPMMHPIPGGAAARPFVTHHNTLGVDLYLRIAPELYLKRLIVGGFERVYEINRNFRNEGISTIHNPEFTMLEFYMAYADYRDLMSFTETLFTTVATEVLGTLTFEYQGKPIDFTPPWRRLAYLNAIAEKHQVSVAALSDPKRVAEIMQKAGVPVKPTASLAKQLNDLFEITVEPGLTGPVFITDYPTEISPLAKRKPDQPHLTERFEMYIASREIANAFSELNDPHDQRSRFESQVAQRAAGDLEAHVMDEDYLRALEYGMPPTAGEGIGIDRLVMLLTNQSSIRDVILFPQMRPEK
- a CDS encoding VCBS repeat-containing protein, encoding MWKINDQTAGIRQIRALPFILISLLLAACGHSHRHHDAGLLPAPTGVILTTASGAITVEWTPVPGALSYNLYFATVSGITKVNYQTLPLGERLPVAAGPFTHTDLSDGTTYYVVVTAVNAAGESAESVEASATPLSTALPLAPTGLKATPSVGQITLEWNSVTGASSYFVYRAERSGVNRNNWNTIVGGRQTQVLGGATIRIEAGLTNGTTYYFVVTAQNSLGQGVESAQVSATPFASETVPAPPSNLTAVPGDQKVTLSWDNAAGALSTSAYILYWRTAAGVTPANGQSIPTVSSPHTETGLTNGQTYYYVVTARNDRGESLPSSEISVVPNPTPPPAVITLPPTNVILSGSATLNGKINPNGFAVTEAYFEYGVTTAYGTKVPIAQPFAAGNNFINVNPITLNGLTPNNPYHYRIVAKNANGTAEGADQGFVLPFLGPPYDFPVGAGTSPNDIVVADFNGDGKMDLATANFATNDISILFGTGDFTTPTQAFGAAVHYTVGVHPQYIAAGKFHGAGQPPDLVVSNSTDGTITLLSNNGAGVFSATSLPVYSNLADQAKTFPAGLVVADLNHDSNLDVAVATTINGNGKVVILLGDGSGGFSAPSAFPAGISPTGIVAGDFNQDVNGNLDLVVTNRLRNQVSLLLGAGDGTFGAPAPSDIGDDPSRTYDPIGLVAGDFNGDHFLDLAVADNATSTVSILMNNATGGFGVPTILVVGLQPYAVGLADFTGDGNLDLIVPNFRDNSATVYLGSGTDLFGPAFLSLVGQNPVAVATGDFNGDGKLDLVVVNRSANSVTVLLGQ
- a CDS encoding response regulator; amino-acid sequence: MSKKILVVDDNQDTIQILTAVLRRGGYIVIAARDGMEAVEKVQEEMPELILSDIMMPKLDGFGVIQALKAEPKYRKIPILIISAKVDPASKARGIELGAEDYIIKPINPGEVLRKIKEHLPETA